Proteins from a genomic interval of Arachis hypogaea cultivar Tifrunner chromosome 10, arahy.Tifrunner.gnm2.J5K5, whole genome shotgun sequence:
- the LOC112715322 gene encoding RING-H2 finger protein ATL66 encodes MSTQHDSRSINWHYTELDDKDLEIRGKTLFFVIVLFSIILLTTVFFLYTRWVCRYNHHHRSSAAHARHAPQSSLPSQGLDQASIKKLPIILHQAPAEPHGGAWEETECCICLGEFVDGEKLKVLPACEHYFHCECVDKWLMQHSSCPLCRASLKLESSLPKILIQEPPIRIDIQF; translated from the coding sequence ATGTCAACACAACACGATTCTCGCTCTATAAACTGGCACTACACTGAGCTAGATGACAAAGACCTTGAAATCCGTGGCAAAACACTCTTCTTCGTCATCGTTCTCTTCTCCATTATACTCCTCACCACTGTCTTCTTCCTCTACACGCGCTGGGTCTGCCGCTACAACCACCACCACCGCTCCTCCGCCGCCCACGCGCGCCACGCGCCGCAGTCATCACTTCCTTCCCAGGGTCTTGACCAGGCGTCCATAAAGAAACTTCCGATCATCCTCCATCAGGCGCCAGCGGAGCCCCACGGCGGCGCGTGGGAGGAGACGGAGTGTTGCATCTGCCTGGGCGAGTTCGTCGACGGCGAGAAGCTGAAGGTTCTTCCGGCGTGTGAACACTATTTCCATTGTGAATGCGTTGATAAGTGGCTAATGCAACATTCTAGTTGCCCACTTTGTAGGGCTTCACTCAAACTTGAATCTTCGTTACCAAAGATTTTGATTCAAGAACCTCCCATTAGAATTGACATCCAATTTTAA